From a region of the Halanaerobium hydrogeniformans genome:
- a CDS encoding ABC transporter permease → MSLSFAITSLEQGLAFSIMALGVFISFRILDFADLTVDGSLPLGAAVSARMIMAGYNPFYSLAAAVLAGAGAGFITGFLNTKLKIAPLLAGILTMTSLYSINLRVMGRPNIPLIGRENIFTKIRDLGIEYPWYNLLLLLLIIILVKLLLDAFLNTQIGFAMRATGDNPQMIRSMGISTNTMKMLGLIISNALVSLSGALVGQYQGFADVNMGVGAIIAGLASVIIGEVIIGTKSMIVATFGVIVGSILYRFSISIALNLGLAASDLKLLTAILVVIFLSTPRIRKALR, encoded by the coding sequence ATGAGTCTAAGTTTTGCAATAACATCCCTCGAACAGGGCCTAGCGTTTTCAATTATGGCTCTTGGGGTTTTTATATCTTTTAGAATTTTAGATTTTGCAGATTTGACCGTTGATGGCAGTCTCCCCCTGGGGGCTGCTGTCTCGGCCAGAATGATAATGGCAGGATATAATCCATTTTATTCTCTTGCTGCAGCGGTTTTAGCTGGAGCTGGAGCTGGTTTTATTACTGGCTTTTTAAATACTAAACTTAAAATTGCTCCACTTTTAGCTGGAATTTTAACAATGACTTCCCTCTATTCAATTAATTTAAGAGTTATGGGGAGACCAAATATACCTTTAATTGGAAGAGAGAATATCTTTACTAAAATAAGAGATTTAGGGATAGAATATCCCTGGTATAATCTTCTTTTGCTTTTGTTAATAATAATATTGGTCAAATTGTTGCTTGATGCATTTCTTAATACACAAATAGGATTTGCAATGAGAGCAACCGGAGATAACCCACAGATGATTAGAAGCATGGGTATAAGTACTAATACCATGAAAATGTTAGGCCTGATAATTTCAAATGCTTTAGTTTCTTTATCAGGGGCATTAGTTGGACAGTATCAGGGCTTTGCAGATGTTAATATGGGTGTTGGTGCAATCATTGCAGGGCTTGCCTCTGTAATAATTGGAGAAGTTATTATTGGAACTAAGTCAATGATTGTAGCGACTTTTGGAGTCATTGTTGGTTCTATTCTTTACCGTTTTAGTATTTCTATCGCCCTTAACTTAGGCCTTGCAGCTTCTGACCTAAAACTCTTAACTGCGATTTTAGTAGTAATCTTTTTATCAACTCCCCGAATTAGAAAGGCATTGAGGTGA
- a CDS encoding DUF5320 domain-containing protein, whose product MPRGDRTGPEGRGQMTGRGLGFCAGYDEAGFTADAVPCGRGRAFRNRAASERPRRKFSRSRLRGDYSPENESAFKNEENSKNDELSRLEDIVKTLSSELDGLRKEIKELKNN is encoded by the coding sequence ATGCCTAGAGGAGACAGAACAGGTCCAGAAGGTAGAGGTCAAATGACTGGTAGAGGACTTGGCTTTTGTGCTGGTTATGATGAAGCAGGATTTACTGCTGATGCCGTTCCCTGTGGTAGAGGTAGGGCTTTCAGAAATAGAGCTGCCTCTGAGAGACCGAGACGAAAGTTTTCAAGATCTCGTTTAAGAGGAGATTATAGTCCTGAAAATGAATCTGCTTTTAAAAATGAAGAGAATAGTAAAAATGATGAACTCTCACGCCTGGAGGATATAGTAAAAACTCTCAGTAGTGAATTAGATGGATTGAGAAAAGAAATAAAAGAACTGAAAAACAACTAA
- a CDS encoding ABC transporter substrate-binding protein produces the protein MKKNLFALSILILIFIMAFSFSVSAQQELRIGISQFVEHPALDAAREGFIEGLAEEGFGEDRVEFITQNAQADFATAQSIAQRFRSQNLDMVLAIATPNSQAAANVISDMPVLFTAVTDPVEAGIVNSMEAPGANITGTTDMNPVADQLALILEFIPEAQDVGILYNPGEVNSVVQVEIAKEAAAEMDINLHEATVTNSSEVTLAASSLVDKVDAIYVPTDNIIVSALPSVLNITNNNNIPVFASENGQVEQGAIATLGIDYKLLGMQTGRMAARVLNGENTSQMAVESSDELKLYINQTAAANLNLDIPESVLDRADVIYE, from the coding sequence ATGAAAAAAAATTTATTTGCTTTATCAATTTTAATTTTAATTTTTATCATGGCTTTTTCTTTTTCAGTTTCCGCTCAGCAAGAATTGAGAATTGGGATCTCTCAATTTGTTGAGCACCCGGCACTGGATGCAGCTAGAGAAGGTTTTATAGAAGGCCTGGCTGAAGAGGGGTTTGGAGAAGACAGGGTAGAGTTTATAACTCAAAATGCTCAGGCAGATTTTGCAACTGCTCAATCTATTGCGCAAAGATTTAGAAGTCAAAATTTAGACATGGTTTTGGCAATTGCTACACCTAATTCTCAGGCTGCAGCGAACGTTATATCTGATATGCCCGTTTTATTTACAGCAGTAACTGACCCGGTAGAAGCTGGTATAGTTAATAGTATGGAAGCACCAGGTGCAAATATTACTGGTACAACAGATATGAATCCAGTAGCTGATCAATTAGCTTTAATTTTAGAATTTATTCCAGAAGCTCAAGATGTTGGCATCCTTTATAATCCTGGGGAAGTAAACTCAGTTGTTCAGGTTGAGATCGCTAAAGAAGCAGCTGCAGAAATGGATATCAATTTACATGAAGCTACTGTTACTAATAGTAGTGAAGTAACACTAGCAGCTTCTTCCTTAGTTGATAAAGTTGATGCTATATATGTTCCAACTGATAATATTATAGTTTCAGCACTTCCTTCAGTATTAAATATAACAAATAATAATAATATTCCTGTTTTTGCTTCAGAAAATGGTCAGGTTGAACAGGGAGCGATTGCAACTTTAGGCATAGATTATAAATTGTTGGGTATGCAAACTGGTAGAATGGCTGCTAGAGTATTGAATGGTGAAAACACTTCTCAAATGGCTGTTGAATCATCTGATGAACTTAAATTATATATTAATCAAACAGCAGCTGCTAATTTAAATCTTGATATTCCAGAAAGTGTTTTAGATAGAGCAGATGTAATTTACGAATAA
- a CDS encoding sodium-dependent transporter, producing the protein MQRENWTSKLGFILAASGSAIGLGNIWRFPFVAGTNGGAIFLFIYLVAIIFIGYPVLISEMTIGRKTERNPVGAFKKLAPDTPWWLVGALGVIAGFVILSYYSVVAGWGLFYMLESVTGLAPGTDFADLFVGHISSTYSPLFWHFVFMFLTVSVIGAGVVNGIQRVVKVLMPILFVLLVVLIFRSLTLEGAGAGLEFYLSPDFSQISLQTFNDAISQAFFTLSLGMGAMITYGSYLSQDESITDSAGYVLGFDTGIAVLSGFAIFPAVFAFGLDPAAGPGLTFITLPAVFSQMPLGGFFGFLFFALLSIAALTSAISLLEVVVAYLVDEFEYPRKKTSYIIGFIIFLVGIPPLLGYSALSDFSFLGMDVLDTYDWIANFILLPTGGMLTAIFIGHYWGTDKAVEEANRNSMKVKVGNIYSLLIKYVVPVAIFVIMALTIYQTVTG; encoded by the coding sequence ATGCAAAGAGAAAATTGGACATCGAAACTTGGTTTTATTTTAGCAGCTTCTGGTTCTGCAATTGGATTGGGAAACATTTGGAGATTCCCATTTGTTGCTGGAACTAATGGAGGAGCAATATTCTTATTTATTTACCTAGTTGCAATTATTTTTATAGGTTATCCAGTTCTTATTTCTGAAATGACAATTGGTCGTAAAACAGAAAGAAACCCCGTGGGTGCTTTTAAAAAATTGGCTCCTGATACACCATGGTGGCTTGTTGGTGCTTTAGGAGTTATTGCTGGATTTGTTATTTTAAGTTATTATTCAGTGGTGGCTGGTTGGGGATTATTTTATATGCTAGAGTCTGTTACCGGACTTGCACCAGGAACAGATTTTGCTGATTTATTTGTCGGCCATATAAGCAGTACCTATTCTCCATTGTTCTGGCACTTTGTCTTTATGTTTCTAACAGTATCCGTAATTGGAGCTGGGGTTGTAAATGGTATTCAGCGAGTAGTTAAAGTATTAATGCCTATTTTATTTGTTCTATTGGTAGTATTGATCTTTAGATCTTTAACACTAGAGGGAGCTGGCGCAGGACTAGAATTTTATTTGAGCCCTGATTTCAGCCAAATTTCATTACAGACCTTTAATGATGCCATATCACAGGCATTCTTCACCCTTAGTTTAGGTATGGGTGCTATGATTACCTATGGTAGTTATCTAAGTCAGGATGAAAGTATAACTGATAGTGCTGGTTATGTTTTAGGTTTTGATACAGGTATTGCAGTTCTATCTGGATTTGCAATTTTCCCTGCTGTTTTTGCTTTTGGTCTTGATCCAGCAGCTGGCCCTGGTTTAACCTTTATAACATTACCCGCAGTTTTCAGTCAAATGCCTTTAGGTGGTTTCTTTGGATTTTTATTCTTTGCTCTTTTATCAATTGCAGCTTTAACTTCTGCTATCTCATTATTAGAGGTTGTAGTTGCTTATCTTGTTGATGAGTTTGAATATCCACGCAAGAAAACTTCCTATATTATTGGTTTTATTATCTTCTTAGTTGGTATTCCACCACTCTTAGGTTATAGTGCACTTTCCGACTTCAGCTTTTTAGGAATGGATGTACTTGATACTTATGATTGGATAGCTAACTTTATTTTACTCCCAACAGGTGGTATGTTAACAGCAATATTTATTGGTCACTATTGGGGTACTGATAAAGCAGTTGAAGAAGCAAATAGAAATTCAATGAAAGTTAAAGTCGGAAATATTTACTCACTATTAATTAAATATGTTGTTCCAGTAGCTATCTTTGTAATAATGGCTCTAACAATATATCAAACTGTAACTGGTTAA
- a CDS encoding HutP family protein — MEHNSLETAKTAIKMAISTREEEKHLKKDFAKKGIKTAAVDFGGEFNKSVPDIIERAVIAAKRENIIDSSHVAQGAVAGAAHDALAQMMPRTMGLNVGGKIGISRSGEHIVVAIFFGVGMFNLNEVTVGLSHRSL; from the coding sequence ATGGAACACAATAGTTTAGAAACTGCAAAAACTGCTATAAAAATGGCGATTTCTACACGTGAAGAAGAAAAACACTTAAAAAAAGATTTTGCAAAAAAAGGTATTAAAACAGCAGCAGTTGATTTTGGCGGTGAATTTAATAAATCTGTGCCTGATATCATTGAAAGAGCTGTTATAGCAGCCAAAAGAGAAAATATAATTGATAGTTCACATGTTGCTCAAGGTGCAGTAGCTGGAGCAGCACATGATGCACTGGCTCAAATGATGCCTAGAACAATGGGCTTAAATGTAGGTGGTAAAATAGGAATCTCGCGCAGTGGTGAACATATAGTAGTTGCAATATTTTTTGGGGTAGGAATGTTTAACTTAAATGAAGTTACAGTAGGCTTGAGCCATCGCTCACTCTAA
- a CDS encoding nitroreductase family protein, whose translation MEEIFKRRSIREYQAKNIEKEKIEKLIKAGVAAPSAGNQQPWHFIVVQNRESLNKIAEIHPHAKMLKEAPLAIAVCADLSNLKYEDYWVQDCAAATQNILLEAEALDLGGVWLGVYPDQEKENPLRELFELPENIKLLSIVSLGYPAEEKSPSDRYSKNIVHSKSW comes from the coding sequence ATGGAAGAAATTTTTAAAAGAAGAAGCATTAGAGAATATCAAGCTAAAAATATTGAAAAAGAAAAAATAGAAAAATTAATTAAAGCTGGAGTTGCTGCTCCTTCAGCCGGCAATCAACAGCCCTGGCATTTTATAGTTGTTCAGAATAGGGAAAGTTTGAATAAAATTGCAGAAATACATCCCCATGCAAAAATGCTCAAAGAGGCTCCCCTTGCTATTGCTGTTTGTGCTGATCTCAGCAATTTAAAGTATGAAGATTACTGGGTGCAGGATTGTGCAGCAGCTACTCAGAATATACTTCTTGAAGCAGAAGCTTTAGATTTAGGAGGAGTTTGGTTGGGTGTTTATCCTGATCAGGAAAAAGAAAATCCTTTGAGAGAATTGTTTGAACTTCCAGAAAATATCAAGCTCCTCTCAATTGTTTCACTTGGTTATCCAGCTGAGGAAAAAAGTCCTTCAGATCGGTACAGCAAAAATATAGTCCATTCCAAAAGCTGGTAA
- a CDS encoding carbohydrate ABC transporter permease, producing the protein MRKDKYKKLKKVLFYFVLAIIIIYLLFPFYWAVNSSLKTEAQLSMTPATFIPRDPSTGEISIYTNNYLAIFQDGQFVRGLYNSAIVATSTTILALITGSFAAFALGKLRFKGKTPALYTILAMTMFPQVTVLAGLYAVITALNLGARISMIVTYLLFTLPFTTWVLTAFFRDLPKEIMQSAQVDGATAFQTFHMILLPLTAPALVTTGLLSFIQAWNEYLFALTFTSIDVEARTVPVAIQYFSGALARQEPFGEIMAAAVVVTVPIVVLVLIFQKRIVAGLTAGAVKG; encoded by the coding sequence ATGAGAAAAGATAAGTATAAGAAACTCAAAAAAGTACTTTTCTATTTTGTGCTGGCAATAATCATTATTTATCTATTATTCCCTTTTTATTGGGCTGTTAACTCTTCTTTGAAAACTGAGGCACAGCTTTCAATGACTCCTGCAACTTTTATTCCGCGAGATCCTAGTACCGGAGAGATATCTATATATACAAACAATTATTTAGCTATTTTTCAGGATGGACAATTTGTCAGGGGATTATATAACAGTGCAATTGTAGCAACTTCAACAACAATATTAGCATTGATTACAGGTTCTTTTGCGGCATTTGCTCTGGGTAAACTTAGGTTTAAAGGTAAAACACCAGCCCTTTACACAATACTTGCTATGACAATGTTTCCACAGGTTACTGTCTTGGCAGGCTTATATGCTGTTATTACAGCACTTAATCTGGGGGCAAGAATAAGTATGATTGTAACATATTTGCTCTTTACTTTACCGTTTACAACCTGGGTTTTAACAGCATTCTTTAGAGATTTACCTAAAGAAATAATGCAGTCAGCACAGGTTGATGGAGCAACTGCTTTTCAGACTTTCCATATGATACTTTTACCATTGACTGCTCCAGCACTTGTAACTACAGGACTACTTTCTTTTATTCAGGCCTGGAATGAGTACTTATTTGCTTTAACATTTACTTCAATTGATGTTGAAGCTAGGACAGTACCAGTTGCAATCCAGTATTTCTCTGGAGCTCTTGCTAGGCAGGAACCATTTGGAGAGATTATGGCAGCAGCTGTTGTAGTAACCGTTCCAATTGTTGTTTTGGTATTAATCTTCCAAAAAAGGATAGTTGCTGGATTAACTGCAGGTGCTGTTAAAGGATAA
- a CDS encoding MarR family winged helix-turn-helix transcriptional regulator produces MEENINIKIEEKIRNISKYLNEYTKDQLKCYNLTLGRFHVMRVIIKSQPVSMGDIHEELHMANSTVTVIVDYLNEAQLVKRYRDPKDRRVVLLELTDKGRKIMESLLEKRQDFMKKALLDMQDCAEDLYSNLERLLTKIEKMYQ; encoded by the coding sequence TTGGAGGAAAATATTAATATTAAGATTGAAGAAAAAATAAGAAACATATCTAAATATTTAAATGAATACACCAAAGATCAGCTTAAATGTTATAATTTAACCCTGGGTCGTTTTCATGTGATGAGGGTGATAATAAAATCACAGCCGGTTAGTATGGGGGATATCCATGAAGAATTACACATGGCTAACAGTACTGTTACAGTAATTGTTGACTATTTAAATGAGGCTCAGCTAGTTAAAAGATATAGAGACCCTAAAGATAGAAGGGTTGTTTTACTTGAGTTGACCGATAAAGGTAGAAAAATAATGGAAAGCCTGCTTGAAAAAAGACAGGACTTCATGAAAAAAGCTCTGCTGGATATGCAGGATTGTGCTGAAGATCTTTATTCTAATTTAGAGAGACTGTTAACAAAAATTGAAAAAATGTATCAATAA
- a CDS encoding manganese efflux pump MntP family protein, protein MGLDAAGVALGIGCGSKTTQKERIAVIFSFGFFQFLFALIGALVGHYIDRNLFEISNYFSGGILFLLGIYLIYEGCQNEDDCMFINLNLITIIILGMSVSIDAMGAGFSLLFRLSYTMMIRDSIIIGIVASILTAFAFQVVSYIKHIELVEKYANYLGGMILITLGTIIILA, encoded by the coding sequence ATGGGTCTAGATGCTGCAGGAGTTGCATTAGGTATTGGATGTGGAAGTAAGACTACCCAAAAAGAAAGAATAGCTGTAATATTTTCTTTTGGATTTTTTCAATTTTTGTTTGCCTTAATCGGTGCTTTAGTAGGTCATTATATAGACAGAAATCTTTTTGAAATTTCTAATTACTTCAGTGGAGGTATTCTGTTTTTGCTTGGGATTTATTTAATTTATGAAGGCTGTCAAAATGAAGATGACTGTATGTTTATAAATTTAAATTTAATAACTATTATTATACTCGGGATGAGTGTTAGTATAGATGCTATGGGAGCTGGGTTTTCACTTTTATTTAGGTTAAGTTATACTATGATGATTAGAGACTCAATTATAATTGGTATTGTAGCTTCAATTTTAACTGCTTTTGCTTTTCAAGTAGTTTCCTATATTAAGCATATAGAATTAGTTGAGAAATATGCTAATTATTTAGGTGGAATGATATTGATTACTTTAGGAACAATTATAATATTAGCTTAA
- a CDS encoding ABC transporter ATP-binding protein, with protein MLEINNLTKIFYKGTPNENTAVKNINLDVKNGDFITIVGSNGAGKSTLLNSIAGVFPVDKGRIILDDQDITKKCEYKCAQNIGRVFQNPLAGTSPEMTIEENLSLAISKSKNISLRWGLTKSKRKRMRDHLEKIDLGLEKRLTTKVKLLSGGQRQALTLLMATVANPSLLLLDEHTAALDPATAIKIKNLTSELVNENNITTLMITHNMEDAIKLGNRLIMMDGGEVIYDIKKEEKENLTIEKLMKMFEVKHGGKFTNDRMLLSV; from the coding sequence ATGCTTGAGATAAATAATTTAACAAAAATATTTTATAAAGGTACTCCAAATGAAAATACTGCAGTAAAAAATATTAATTTAGATGTTAAAAACGGTGATTTTATTACTATAGTTGGTAGTAATGGAGCAGGAAAATCTACTCTATTAAATTCAATTGCTGGTGTTTTCCCTGTTGACAAAGGCAGAATAATTCTTGATGATCAAGATATAACAAAAAAATGTGAATATAAATGTGCACAAAATATAGGAAGAGTTTTTCAAAACCCACTTGCAGGTACTTCACCTGAAATGACCATTGAAGAAAACCTTTCTCTTGCTATATCAAAATCTAAAAACATTTCTTTAAGATGGGGTTTAACTAAAAGCAAACGCAAAAGAATGCGTGATCATTTAGAGAAGATTGATCTGGGTTTAGAAAAAAGATTGACCACAAAAGTAAAACTACTATCAGGTGGACAAAGGCAGGCTTTAACTCTTTTAATGGCAACTGTAGCTAATCCTAGTTTATTGTTATTAGATGAGCATACTGCAGCTCTTGATCCTGCTACGGCAATTAAAATTAAGAATTTAACTTCTGAACTTGTAAACGAAAATAACATTACAACTCTTATGATTACCCATAACATGGAAGATGCCATTAAACTAGGGAATCGTTTAATTATGATGGATGGTGGAGAAGTAATTTATGATATCAAAAAAGAGGAAAAAGAAAATCTTACTATAGAAAAATTAATGAAAATGTTTGAAGTTAAACATGGTGGCAAATTTACCAATGATAGAATGCTTTTATCTGTCTAG
- the rlmD gene encoding 23S rRNA (uracil(1939)-C(5))-methyltransferase RlmD: MKYNENELCIHYENCGGCSIQHLDYNEQIKAKQENLLKIFAEEELDIDKFEKIIESPKIFEYRNNMEFSFGDLKKGGKLQLGMHPRGKRYDVVTVDSCILVDQDFRKILNIIIDYCRENNFKKYHVKLREGFLRNLVIRKGINTGEVIVNLITTSQQNHDFSPLLKRINNLDLKGELVGFLQTINDNFSDQVVCEEMIVYQGRKYFYDKLLDKKFKIDSLSFFQTNTLGAEVLYKEAKKYIKNPDAKTIYDLYCGSGTISQSIADNAKKIYGIDIDEEAINRARENADLNNVSNTYYIAGDVLEKIEVLAEKPDLIIIDPPRPGINPKALNKIAQTNSKEILYISCNPKTLARDLKEFKLHNYKLQKFKAVDMFPHTKHLEVISLLKKA, from the coding sequence ATGAAATATAACGAAAATGAATTATGTATTCATTATGAAAATTGTGGTGGCTGTTCTATTCAGCATCTTGATTATAATGAACAGATCAAAGCAAAACAAGAAAACCTATTAAAAATTTTTGCAGAAGAAGAATTGGATATAGATAAATTCGAAAAAATAATTGAAAGCCCAAAAATATTTGAATATAGAAATAACATGGAGTTTAGTTTTGGAGATCTAAAAAAAGGTGGTAAATTACAGCTTGGTATGCACCCTCGAGGCAAAAGATATGATGTTGTTACTGTTGACAGCTGTATTTTAGTTGATCAAGATTTCAGAAAGATTTTAAATATAATTATAGATTACTGTAGAGAAAACAATTTCAAAAAATATCATGTAAAATTAAGAGAAGGTTTTTTGCGCAATTTAGTAATCCGTAAGGGAATTAATACAGGAGAAGTTATAGTAAATCTAATTACAACATCTCAACAAAACCATGATTTCTCTCCCCTACTTAAAAGAATTAATAACTTAGATTTAAAAGGTGAATTAGTTGGTTTTCTCCAGACAATTAATGATAATTTTTCAGATCAGGTAGTTTGTGAAGAAATGATTGTTTATCAAGGAAGAAAATATTTTTATGATAAACTGCTTGACAAAAAATTTAAAATTGATTCATTATCATTTTTTCAAACTAATACACTGGGAGCTGAAGTCTTATATAAAGAGGCAAAAAAATATATAAAAAATCCAGATGCAAAAACCATTTATGATCTTTATTGTGGATCCGGTACTATTTCTCAATCAATTGCAGACAATGCTAAAAAAATATATGGAATTGATATTGATGAAGAAGCAATAAATCGAGCAAGAGAAAATGCAGATCTAAATAATGTATCAAATACATATTATATAGCGGGTGATGTTTTAGAAAAAATTGAAGTACTGGCTGAAAAACCAGATTTAATTATAATTGATCCACCAAGACCAGGCATCAATCCTAAGGCTTTGAATAAAATAGCCCAGACCAACTCAAAAGAAATTCTATATATATCCTGTAATCCCAAGACTTTAGCCAGAGACCTTAAAGAATTTAAACTTCACAATTATAAATTGCAAAAGTTTAAAGCAGTTGATATGTTTCCCCATACTAAACACTTAGAAGTTATTTCTTTATTAAAAAAAGCTTAA
- a CDS encoding glycosyl hydrolase family 65 protein, with product MAEQGLFKIKDDWNLEIPVIDENQIVNYGSNLLCGNGYLGYRGTLEEWGKEQYKACIVTDTYDMADGKWRELSNAPDGLYARVTIDGKNLAHDPGSLDLKTKLNFNYKYGIFERSTLSNRKENSYKIYSQRFASYDNLHLIANQYILSGVKDSDVVKIKIGIEGDVWDLNGTHLKNFSSDYDSEKNILYIKAETVEEEIELVTALSFKIDSKIKNIAVDEKEKALFLIIEVDNTDKKEIKLQRNLIIYSSNDTKNPLKKALEDAENSLEFTYDELLEKHKDKWDQKWEIADIEIKGNLMDQLALRFNLYHNIIATPTHSEYLPIGARGLSCQAYQGAAFWDQEIFNLPMFMYTDLDSAKNILKYRYHTLDGARKKAKDLGYDGAFYAWISGKSGKELCPSFFFKDVISGRKIRNHFNDWQIHVSPDISYSIWKYYLATDDINFISKYGAEILFEIARFIHSRVHFNQYKGQYEVIRLLGPDEYHENVDNNAFTNYQCRFALKIALYFYFKLKNESTGQLEKIVDKIDLNESEITAWQEIKEKIYLPKPDPENKLIEQFDGYFDLEDTTAEVLRSRLIDKSEYWGWPNGVAVFTQVIKQADVIQLFTLHDIFSEDVITANYDYYEKRTQHGSSLSPSQYAVVAARLGRSKEAYRYFTKSAYIDLKSSNKAVSGGTFIGGVHTAAAGGVWQVLINGFAGMILNKDGLLFKPNLPEEWDHIKWKLIYKKAKLKFKLTRDEFLISSDKANKRDIEFKVFNKKYIIEPGEKLKISL from the coding sequence TTGGCAGAACAGGGATTATTTAAAATAAAAGATGACTGGAATTTAGAAATTCCAGTAATAGATGAAAATCAAATAGTAAATTATGGCAGTAATTTGCTTTGTGGCAATGGTTATTTAGGCTATAGGGGTACTCTAGAAGAGTGGGGAAAAGAACAGTATAAGGCATGTATTGTAACTGATACTTATGATATGGCTGATGGTAAATGGCGAGAATTATCCAATGCTCCAGATGGTCTTTATGCACGAGTAACTATTGATGGGAAAAACTTAGCCCATGATCCTGGTAGTCTTGACTTAAAAACAAAGCTTAATTTTAATTATAAATATGGAATTTTTGAGCGGTCAACCCTAAGTAATAGAAAAGAAAATTCTTATAAAATATATTCTCAGAGATTTGCATCTTATGATAATCTACATTTAATTGCAAATCAATATATTCTAAGTGGGGTAAAAGATTCAGATGTTGTTAAAATAAAAATTGGTATTGAAGGAGATGTCTGGGATTTAAATGGCACTCATCTTAAAAATTTTAGTAGTGATTATGATTCAGAAAAAAATATTTTATATATCAAAGCAGAAACAGTTGAAGAAGAAATAGAGCTTGTTACTGCTTTATCTTTTAAAATAGATTCTAAAATTAAAAATATAGCAGTTGATGAAAAAGAAAAAGCATTATTTCTAATTATTGAAGTTGATAACACTGATAAAAAAGAAATTAAGCTTCAGAGAAATTTAATTATCTATAGTAGCAATGATACTAAAAATCCCCTTAAAAAGGCTTTAGAGGATGCAGAAAATAGTCTTGAATTTACTTATGATGAGTTATTGGAAAAACATAAAGACAAATGGGATCAAAAGTGGGAAATAGCAGATATAGAGATAAAAGGTAATTTAATGGATCAATTAGCTCTTAGGTTTAATCTTTATCATAATATAATAGCCACACCTACTCATAGTGAATATTTACCTATTGGAGCAAGAGGCTTATCTTGCCAGGCATATCAGGGAGCAGCTTTTTGGGATCAGGAGATATTTAATTTACCTATGTTTATGTATACAGATTTAGATAGTGCAAAAAATATTTTAAAATATCGTTACCATACCTTAGATGGAGCCAGAAAAAAAGCTAAAGATCTTGGTTATGATGGAGCTTTTTATGCCTGGATAAGTGGTAAAAGTGGTAAAGAGCTATGTCCCTCTTTTTTCTTTAAGGATGTTATAAGTGGAAGAAAAATAAGAAATCATTTTAATGACTGGCAAATACATGTCTCTCCGGATATAAGTTATAGTATCTGGAAATATTATTTAGCAACCGATGATATTAACTTTATTTCTAAATATGGTGCAGAAATACTATTTGAAATAGCTCGTTTTATCCATTCTAGAGTTCATTTTAATCAATATAAAGGTCAATATGAGGTTATTCGTTTATTGGGGCCTGATGAATATCACGAAAATGTGGATAATAATGCCTTTACGAATTATCAATGTCGGTTTGCCTTAAAAATTGCTTTATATTTTTATTTTAAACTCAAAAATGAAAGCACAGGACAACTTGAAAAAATTGTTGATAAAATAGATTTAAACGAAAGCGAGATAACTGCCTGGCAGGAAATAAAAGAAAAAATATATCTGCCAAAGCCTGATCCTGAAAATAAATTAATTGAACAATTTGATGGTTATTTTGATTTAGAAGATACTACTGCTGAAGTTTTAAGGTCTAGGCTGATAGATAAAAGTGAATATTGGGGCTGGCCAAATGGAGTAGCAGTGTTTACCCAGGTTATAAAACAGGCTGATGTCATTCAACTTTTTACTCTTCATGATATATTTTCAGAAGATGTAATTACAGCAAATTATGATTATTATGAAAAAAGAACTCAACATGGTTCATCATTAAGTCCGTCACAATATGCAGTTGTTGCTGCAAGATTGGGAAGAAGCAAAGAAGCATATAGATATTTTACTAAATCAGCTTATATAGATTTGAAAAGTAGTAATAAGGCTGTTAGTGGTGGAACATTTATTGGTGGAGTTCATACTGCTGCTGCTGGGGGAGTATGGCAAGTTTTAATTAACGGTTTTGCTGGAATGATTTTAAATAAAGATGGTCTATTATTTAAGCCTAATTTACCTGAAGAGTGGGACCACATTAAATGGAAGCTTATTTATAAAAAAGCAAAACTGAAGTTTAAACTTACTAGAGATGAATTTCTAATCAGCTCAGATAAAGCAAATAAAAGAGATATAGAATTTAAAGTCTTTAATAAAAAATATATTATAGAGCCTGGAGAAAAATTAAAAATTTCTCTTTAA